A stretch of the Streptomyces sp. NBC_01428 genome encodes the following:
- a CDS encoding dihydrodipicolinate synthase family protein codes for MTIRLPGADGRLRSYEPRTDPLVVLPDGAPLASRTVFSAAHVVADPYADVSPGVPAAVDWDATLAFRRHLWSHGLGVAEAMDTAQRGMGLDWTTAAELVRRSAAEARATGGAIACGVGTDQLTGPATLDEVRAAYEEQLALVEESGARAILMASRALAATAAGPEDYLDVYGHLLRQAADPVILHWLGPMFDPALEGYWGSGDLDAATEVFLEVIAAHPDKVDGIKVSLLDARREVDLRRRLPDGVRCYTGDDFNYPELIAGDEQGFSHALLGIFDPLGPAAARAVRVLDTGDVKGFRELLDPTVELSRHLFEHPTRFYKTGVVLLAWLAGHQEHFTMVGGLQSARSLPHLARAYELADGLGLFPDPSRAETRMKSLLAVYGVTS; via the coding sequence GTGACCATCCGACTCCCCGGCGCCGACGGCCGGTTGCGGTCCTACGAGCCGCGCACCGACCCCCTCGTCGTGCTCCCCGACGGCGCGCCCCTCGCCTCCCGCACGGTCTTCTCGGCCGCCCACGTCGTCGCCGACCCGTACGCCGACGTGTCGCCCGGCGTGCCCGCCGCCGTCGACTGGGACGCCACCCTCGCCTTCCGCCGCCACCTGTGGTCCCACGGCCTCGGCGTCGCCGAGGCGATGGACACCGCGCAGCGCGGCATGGGCCTCGACTGGACCACCGCGGCCGAGCTCGTCCGCCGCTCCGCCGCCGAGGCGCGCGCCACCGGCGGCGCCATCGCCTGCGGTGTCGGCACCGACCAGCTCACCGGTCCCGCCACCCTCGACGAGGTCCGGGCCGCCTACGAGGAACAGCTCGCCCTCGTCGAGGAGTCGGGCGCGCGGGCGATCCTGATGGCCTCCCGCGCGCTCGCCGCGACCGCCGCCGGACCCGAGGACTACCTCGACGTCTACGGCCACCTGCTGCGGCAGGCCGCCGATCCGGTGATCCTGCACTGGCTGGGCCCGATGTTCGACCCGGCCCTGGAGGGCTACTGGGGATCCGGCGACCTCGACGCGGCGACCGAGGTGTTCCTGGAGGTGATCGCCGCCCACCCGGACAAGGTCGACGGCATCAAGGTGTCCCTGCTGGACGCCCGGCGCGAGGTCGACCTGCGCCGCCGCCTCCCGGACGGCGTCCGCTGCTACACCGGCGACGACTTCAACTACCCCGAGCTGATCGCGGGTGACGAACAGGGCTTCAGCCACGCGCTGCTCGGCATCTTCGACCCGCTCGGACCGGCCGCCGCACGGGCCGTCCGCGTCCTGGACACCGGAGACGTCAAGGGATTCCGCGAACTCCTCGATCCCACGGTCGAGTTGTCCCGTCACCTCTTCGAGCACCCGACCCGCTTCTACAAGACCGGCGTCGTCCTGCTGGCCTGGCTCGCCGGCCACCAGGAGCACTTCACGATGGTGGGCGGACTCCAGTCGGCGCGCTCCCTGCCGCACCTGGCCCGCGCCTACGAACTGGCCGACGGTCTCGGCCTGTTCCCGGACCCGTCGCGCGCCGAGACCCGGATGAAGAGCCTGCTGGCCGTCTACGGAGTGACCTCATGA
- a CDS encoding Gfo/Idh/MocA family protein, with product MTRKTVRIAMNGVTGRMGYRQHLVRSILALRDQGGLDLGDGTLLWPEPVLVGRREPALRALAERHGLDHWSTDLDAVLADPEVEIYFDAQVTSAREEALRRAVAAGKHIYTEKPTSTGLDGALDLARLAHASGVRHGVVQDKLFLPGLLKLKRLIDGGFFGRILSVRGEFGYWVFEGDWQQAQRPSWNYRSEDGGGIVVDMFPHWEYVLHELFGRVTSVQALTATHVPQRWDERDKPYDATADDAAYGIFELEGGAVAQINSSWAVRVNRDELVEFQVDGTEGSAVAGLRNCRVQHRGTTPKPVWNPDIPATYSFRDQWQEVPDNAEFDNGFKAQWELFLRHVYADAPYHWDLLAGARGVQLAELGLRSSAEGRRLAVPEITL from the coding sequence ACGCAAGACGGTGCGCATCGCCATGAACGGCGTGACGGGGCGCATGGGCTACCGCCAGCACCTCGTCCGCTCGATCCTCGCCCTGCGCGATCAGGGCGGCCTCGACCTGGGCGACGGCACCTTGCTGTGGCCCGAGCCGGTCCTCGTCGGGCGCCGCGAGCCCGCCCTGCGGGCGCTCGCCGAACGGCACGGCCTCGACCACTGGTCGACCGACCTCGACGCCGTCCTCGCCGACCCCGAGGTCGAGATCTACTTCGACGCCCAGGTCACCTCCGCCCGCGAGGAGGCCCTGCGCAGGGCCGTCGCCGCGGGCAAGCACATCTACACCGAGAAGCCGACCTCCACCGGTCTCGACGGGGCGCTCGACCTGGCCCGGCTCGCCCACGCCTCGGGTGTCCGGCACGGCGTCGTCCAGGACAAGCTCTTCCTCCCCGGCCTGCTCAAGCTCAAGCGGCTGATCGACGGCGGCTTCTTCGGCCGCATCCTGTCCGTCCGCGGGGAGTTCGGCTACTGGGTGTTCGAGGGCGACTGGCAGCAGGCCCAGCGGCCCTCCTGGAACTACCGCTCCGAGGACGGCGGCGGCATCGTCGTCGACATGTTCCCGCACTGGGAGTACGTCCTGCACGAGCTGTTCGGCCGGGTCACCTCGGTGCAGGCGCTCACCGCCACCCACGTCCCCCAGCGCTGGGACGAGCGGGACAAGCCCTACGACGCCACCGCCGACGACGCCGCCTACGGCATCTTCGAGCTGGAGGGCGGCGCGGTCGCCCAGATCAACTCCTCCTGGGCCGTGCGCGTCAACCGCGACGAACTCGTCGAGTTCCAGGTCGACGGCACGGAGGGATCCGCCGTCGCGGGACTGCGCAACTGCCGCGTCCAGCACCGCGGCACGACACCGAAGCCGGTCTGGAACCCCGACATCCCCGCCACCTACTCCTTCCGCGACCAGTGGCAGGAGGTGCCCGACAACGCCGAGTTCGACAACGGCTTCAAGGCCCAGTGGGAACTGTTCCTGCGGCACGTGTACGCCGACGCCCCCTACCACTGGGACCTCCTCGCGGGCGCCCGTGGCGTACAGCTCGCCGAACTGGGCCTGCGCTCCTCGGCCGAGGGCCGCCGTCTCGCCGTACCGGAGATCACGCTGTGA